From the genome of Pelobacter propionicus DSM 2379, one region includes:
- a CDS encoding PfkB family carbohydrate kinase: MGIVVVGTVAFDTVETPFGRGEHVLGGSATYFSTAASFFSDVSLVAVVGEDFPEEHVSFLQSRSIDTAGLQRIPGKTFQWSGKYGYDLNEAQTLDTQLNVLMEFRPDLPESYRDAEYLFLANIDPELQMQVLEQVRSPRLVACDTMNFWISSKPEALTEVLRKVDIVVINEAEARQFTSEANLVKAARAIISLGCKRLVVKRGEYGVLMFTADSVFAAPAYPLEEVFDPTGAGDTFAGGFMGYLANTGDLSDAGIRQAIVFGSVMASFNVEDFSLERMKRLEFCEIESRFKSFKALTSFRDIASL, encoded by the coding sequence ATGGGCATCGTTGTCGTCGGTACCGTGGCTTTTGACACGGTGGAAACCCCCTTTGGCAGGGGAGAGCATGTGCTGGGCGGGTCTGCTACCTATTTTTCCACCGCAGCCAGTTTTTTCAGCGATGTCTCGCTGGTGGCGGTGGTGGGCGAGGATTTTCCCGAGGAGCATGTGAGTTTTCTCCAGTCGCGCTCCATCGATACCGCCGGTCTGCAGCGCATTCCGGGCAAGACATTCCAGTGGAGCGGGAAGTACGGCTATGACCTGAACGAAGCCCAGACCCTGGACACCCAGTTGAACGTGCTGATGGAGTTCCGTCCCGATCTGCCCGAAAGCTACCGCGACGCTGAGTACCTCTTCCTGGCCAATATCGATCCCGAGTTGCAGATGCAGGTGCTGGAGCAGGTGCGTTCCCCCCGGCTAGTGGCCTGCGATACCATGAACTTCTGGATATCCTCCAAGCCCGAGGCGCTGACGGAGGTGCTGCGCAAGGTGGATATCGTGGTCATCAACGAGGCAGAGGCGCGTCAGTTCACCTCGGAGGCAAACCTGGTCAAGGCGGCCCGCGCCATCATCTCCCTGGGGTGCAAACGTCTGGTAGTCAAGCGCGGAGAGTACGGCGTGCTGATGTTTACCGCCGATTCGGTTTTTGCCGCCCCGGCCTACCCCCTGGAGGAAGTTTTCGACCCCACCGGCGCTGGCGACACCTTTGCCGGCGGCTTCATGGGGTACCTGGCCAATACCGGTGACCTGAGCGATGCCGGAATCCGCCAGGCGATCGTTTTCGGAAGCGTGATGGCGTCGTTCAACGTGGAGGACTTCAGTCTTGAGCGCATGAAGCGCCTGGAGTTTTGCGAGATCGAATCCCGCTTCAAGAGTTTCAAGGCATTAACCAGCTTCCGCGACATCGCGTCCCTGTAG
- a CDS encoding RodZ domain-containing protein yields MSDRETNNADHGASTPGTILRRCREFRGASIQDAAGATKIAEHHLRALEQDRFTEFANPAYLKGFLRIYSDYLGLSPDDMIRLCERQHVPPGEGGDGRPEKKRSFRSVRRSFPWKKLFLPAVLLLMMIVTSVLLDHSPLPRRHLPRPLPLPTAVPVAAIQPALSSSATVALTEEAEPVVEAEQPQSHDEAQAEKGAHPDAAAEVSRGVVVRLRVIHNASLAVTMDGTTSQHYELTSGDTFEWKADRTIALELSNAGSAVVELNGRSLGSLGANGAPVYVLLDANGIRQQ; encoded by the coding sequence GTGTCCGACAGAGAGACCAACAACGCCGATCACGGTGCAAGTACACCCGGAACGATCCTCAGGAGATGCCGCGAATTCCGCGGCGCTTCCATCCAGGACGCTGCGGGAGCGACCAAGATTGCCGAGCATCATCTCAGGGCGCTGGAACAGGACCGCTTCACCGAGTTTGCCAACCCGGCATATCTGAAAGGTTTTTTGCGCATCTATTCCGACTATCTGGGCCTCAGTCCGGACGACATGATCCGTTTGTGCGAGCGGCAGCATGTGCCGCCAGGAGAGGGCGGCGACGGCCGGCCGGAGAAAAAACGGTCGTTCAGGAGCGTGAGACGTTCCTTTCCCTGGAAGAAGCTGTTTCTGCCGGCCGTTCTGCTGCTGATGATGATCGTCACTTCGGTCCTCCTCGACCATTCCCCTCTTCCCCGGCGTCATCTTCCTCGTCCCCTGCCTCTGCCGACTGCCGTTCCCGTGGCGGCGATCCAGCCGGCGCTCTCCAGTTCGGCAACCGTTGCGCTTACCGAGGAGGCAGAACCGGTGGTCGAAGCCGAACAACCCCAGAGTCATGACGAGGCTCAGGCAGAGAAGGGTGCTCACCCCGATGCGGCGGCTGAAGTCTCCCGGGGCGTAGTGGTGCGCCTGAGGGTCATTCATAACGCTTCCCTGGCCGTTACCATGGACGGCACCACATCCCAGCACTACGAGCTGACCAGTGGCGATACCTTTGAGTGGAAAGCCGACCGGACCATTGCCCTGGAGCTGTCCAACGCCGGCAGCGCGGTCGTTGAGTTGAACGGCAGATCACTCGGTTCCCTGGGCGCGAACGGTGCCCCGGTATACGTGCTGCTGGACGCCAACGGCATCAGGCAGCAGTAG
- the mtnP gene encoding S-methyl-5'-thioadenosine phosphorylase, with translation MAMDAVGVIGGSGLYEMEGLEDVARVRLETPFGAPSDEYVTGMLGGVPMVFLPRHGRGHRLLPSEVNYCANIHGMKQLGVGRIISVSAVGSLKESIEPGHIVIPDQFVDRTKGVRRDSFFGDGLVAHAGFADPVCHELSVLLYRAALTAGATVHRGGTYVCMEGPAFSTRAESFMYRSLDASVIGMTNLTEAKLAREAEICYGIIALSTDYDCWHETHDDVTVEAILEIIRRNVAMAKSIIRQAVTEIRAVRNCACATAMQYAVLTDRSVIPAETRRKLDLIVGKYL, from the coding sequence ATGGCTATGGATGCGGTCGGCGTCATCGGAGGGAGCGGGCTGTACGAGATGGAAGGGCTTGAGGATGTGGCGCGGGTCAGGCTGGAGACCCCCTTTGGCGCCCCCTCCGACGAATATGTGACCGGTATGCTGGGCGGTGTGCCCATGGTGTTTCTGCCGCGCCATGGTCGCGGACACCGTCTGCTCCCCTCGGAAGTCAACTATTGCGCCAACATCCATGGCATGAAGCAGCTGGGGGTGGGACGGATCATCTCGGTTTCTGCCGTGGGCAGCCTGAAGGAATCCATCGAACCGGGGCACATCGTTATTCCGGACCAGTTCGTTGATCGCACCAAGGGGGTGCGCCGGGACAGCTTTTTCGGCGACGGGTTGGTGGCTCATGCCGGTTTTGCCGATCCGGTCTGCCACGAGCTCTCGGTCCTGCTGTACCGGGCGGCGCTCACCGCCGGCGCCACCGTCCACAGGGGCGGGACCTACGTCTGCATGGAGGGGCCGGCCTTCTCCACCCGTGCCGAGTCGTTCATGTATCGCTCCCTTGATGCGTCGGTGATCGGCATGACCAACCTGACCGAAGCCAAGCTGGCCAGGGAGGCCGAGATCTGCTACGGCATCATCGCCCTGTCCACCGATTACGACTGCTGGCACGAGACCCACGACGACGTGACGGTGGAGGCGATCCTGGAGATCATTCGCCGCAACGTGGCCATGGCCAAGAGCATCATCCGTCAGGCCGTGACGGAGATCCGCGCCGTGAGGAACTGTGCCTGCGCAACCGCCATGCAGTACGCCGTACTGACCGACAGAAGCGTCATACCGGCGGAGACGAGGCGCAAGCTTGACCTGATCGTCGGCAAGTATCTGTAG
- a CDS encoding tetratricopeptide repeat protein, giving the protein MRLRLRHITLLLVALFAVAGCVSTRNPWQTESNLGSYHYQMGLSYLGERNYTGALVELTEAAKLEPDNPEVLYNLGIAYMGKRRPDLAEPRFLRAITLKPNYSTARNDLGVAYLELKRWDNAIQQFKIVKDDLFFEFTENAAINLALAYLGKGDYPRSLAELNAILRGNPRRLEARLSLGRVYFAMDRPEQAIAEYQRVIDIYQDYGDAHYHLGLAYLKVQNIPAARNAFREVIRIKPNTELGRSAMGYLELLK; this is encoded by the coding sequence ATGAGATTACGTCTCCGCCATATTACGCTCCTGCTTGTTGCTCTCTTTGCCGTGGCCGGGTGCGTCAGCACTCGTAACCCCTGGCAAACCGAGAGTAACCTCGGCTCCTATCACTACCAGATGGGATTGTCCTATCTGGGGGAGCGCAACTACACCGGCGCGCTGGTGGAGTTGACCGAAGCGGCTAAACTCGAACCGGACAATCCCGAGGTGCTCTACAACCTGGGAATCGCCTACATGGGAAAACGGCGACCCGATCTCGCCGAACCCCGCTTTCTCAGGGCGATCACCCTCAAGCCGAACTATTCCACGGCACGCAATGACCTGGGGGTGGCCTACCTGGAGCTCAAGCGCTGGGACAACGCCATTCAGCAGTTCAAGATCGTCAAGGATGATCTCTTTTTCGAATTCACCGAAAACGCGGCCATAAACTTGGCACTGGCCTATCTGGGCAAGGGTGATTATCCCCGCTCCCTGGCTGAATTGAACGCCATTCTGCGCGGCAATCCCCGCAGGCTTGAGGCCCGCCTTTCCCTGGGACGGGTCTATTTCGCCATGGATCGCCCCGAGCAGGCCATTGCCGAATATCAGCGGGTGATAGATATCTACCAGGACTATGGAGATGCCCACTACCACCTGGGGCTGGCCTATCTGAAAGTGCAGAATATTCCCGCGGCACGAAACGCCTTCCGTGAAGTCATCCGTATCAAGCCGAACACTGAGTTGGGGCGTTCGGCCATGGGGTACCTGGAACTGCTGAAGTAA